The genomic window AAGATCCTGGCCGAGGCGGCCAACGGGCCGACGCTGCCCGACGCCGACCCGATCCTGCGTGAACGGGGCGTCACGGTCATCCCTGACATCCTCTGCAACGCCGGCGGGGTGACGGTCAGCTACTTCGAGTGGGCCCAGAATCGGGGGGCGCTGGCGTGGACCGCGGAGGAGGTCAACGTCCGCTTGCGCCAGGTGATGGCCAGGGCGTTCGACGAGGTGTGGCGTCTCGCGGGCGAGCAGATGATCGAGCCCCGCCTGGCGGCGCACACCCTGGCAATCGACCGGGTCGCCGAGGCGATCCGCACACGCGGGCGCTTTCCCTGACGGGCCGTCGCCGCACCCGGGTCGCGGCACGCGGTCTGCAGCGGCGCACTGCGCGAGCTGAGATTGGCCGACGAGGATGAGATGCAAGGCGTACCGGCCGGGCGGGAGCGCCCGGCCGGGCAGACGAGCGGGACCGAGCAGCGCCCACCCCACGAACTCCAGGAGCCGACCACCGTCCTGGACCTCCTTGACGAGGCTGCCACGCCGCGGCGGGAGCCGGCCTGGCTGCAGGGCGACCGCAACGCCAAGACGTTCGTCAAGGCCGGCGACCTGCGGCTGGTCTTGACAACGCTGAAGCAGGGTGCCATCGTCAAGCAGCACCGCGCGCCCGGCAGCGCTGTCGTCCAGACGCTCAGCGGGCGCATCCGTCTCAGGCTGTCCGAACGGCAGGCCGTGGATCTGCCGGCGGGACGGCTCGTGGCGCTGGAGGCGAACCTGTTGCACGATGTCGAGGCCCTGGATGAGAGCGCGTTCACCATCACCATCGCCTGGCCCCCGGGCGCACGAGCCGACGAGAGCCGAGGATAGGACGTACATCGAGAATGCGCGAGGCCGCCGGTCGGATGATGACGCTCGACGTGGTGCAGCCGGTCACGACGTCGAGTCGCGGGCTGCGAGAGCGGTTCCCATCGCTCCCCTTCCTCTGGTGGGCGATCGGCCTGGCCCTGACGGCCGGCTTCGGCCTGGGGATGCTTCTGTTCCTCCACCTGGCGGCCGGCCAGCCGTCCGGGCCCTGGTGGCTCGCGGCCGTCCAGGCGCACGGTCACGTCCAGCTCTTCGGCTGGGGCGGGATGTTCGCCCTGGGCATCGGGCTGTACTTTCTGCCACGCTTGCGGGGTTGCCCGGACCCTTCGCCCTCGGCGATTGGCCTGGCAGCCTGGCTGCTCGGCGGCGGGCTGGCGCTGCGCGCCCTCACTCAGCCGGCGGTCGCCGCGCTGGAGCCGGGCGGACTCCGTGTGGCCGTGGGTGGGGCGCTGGCTCTGTCGGGAGTGTTGGAGCTGACAGGCGCTGCCCTGGCCGTCGGGGCGCTCGTCGTCGCGGCGCGACGGGGACCGCCGCTCGCCAGCCGGACCGGCCTCGTGGCCGTGATCCCGTTCGCGCTCACCTTCTTCGTGTCCCTGCTGCTGGCGCTCGCCGTCAACGCGGTCGTCCTCGCGACCGACGCCCGGTCGACCGGACTGGTCCCCGGCGCGGCGGAGTGGACGATCGTCCACCTGGGCCTGGTTGGGATGCTGGTGGCGATCTCGGGGGCGGTCTCGGCGCGCACATTCCCGCTCTACCTCCGGTTGCGCGTGCCACCGCGCCGCGAGCTCCACGCCGTATTCGGCCTCTTCGCGATCGGACTCGTGCTGCGCGCGGCCACACCGTTCGATCTGCCGCCGGCTCTCCAGTCTCTGCCGTCTCTCGGCGCGGTCTTCCTCGGGCTGGCGCTCGTCGGGCTGGTGGTGGTTGTGGACGTGCCGTTCAGGCGCACGCTGCGGACGCGGGCGGGCCAGGCGTGGCCGTCGATCTCGGAGTACCGTGCCTCGGACTGTCTGATCGTGGCGGCCTACAGCTGGCTCGGCGCGGCGGGCGTGCTGATGCTCCTGGAGGGGCTGGCCGGGTGGGGACTCGCGCCGAGCCCGCCGCTCGACGCCGAGCGTCACGCTCTGGGCGCCGGCCTGGTGACGTTGTTGATCCTCGGGATGGCGATCAGGATGGTGCCGGGCT from Chloroflexota bacterium includes these protein-coding regions:
- a CDS encoding NnrS family protein, with amino-acid sequence MREAAGRMMTLDVVQPVTTSSRGLRERFPSLPFLWWAIGLALTAGFGLGMLLFLHLAAGQPSGPWWLAAVQAHGHVQLFGWGGMFALGIGLYFLPRLRGCPDPSPSAIGLAAWLLGGGLALRALTQPAVAALEPGGLRVAVGGALALSGVLELTGAALAVGALVVAARRGPPLASRTGLVAVIPFALTFFVSLLLALAVNAVVLATDARSTGLVPGAAEWTIVHLGLVGMLVAISGAVSARTFPLYLRLRVPPRRELHAVFGLFAIGLVLRAATPFDLPPALQSLPSLGAVFLGLALVGLVVVVDVPFRRTLRTRAGQAWPSISEYRASDCLIVAAYSWLGAAGVLMLLEGLAGWGLAPSPPLDAERHALGAGLVTLLILGMAIRMVPGFTGRKLYSARLVWATVWLGNAAALLRVVPLFLPAGRLTMTLLGLAGLLGLVAVACLGWNLWRTVRGPAGAGGDAGAERAPRCARARSRSGGTSRELQE